The Mycoplasmoides genitalium G37 genomic sequence CACTAATTCAGCTTTCATAACCGCTAGAAGTTTGGTTATATGCTGCGTTTAACCACATCCTATCAACTTTTTCTTCTAATAATTTAAAGTCAGTATTTTTTAAATCAACTATTAATTCCTGAAGTGTTTTAAACAGTTTATTTGGTTCAGTGTGATGTTTAACTGGATTTTTATTAAATTCACTAAAAGGATGGTAATTAATCAAGATTTTCTGATTAATTTTATTAAGCTGTTTTTTTCAGCTTTCAGTGTTCTTCTGAGCGTTAATTAAAGCTTTTTTAACTATCTTATTGTTATCAAAACTTTGTCTATAAAAGCGAAATTTTTCTACTCTTCCCATGGGTTGGCATTATGAACAACAAACTGAATGTCATCATCTTCCTCACAAGCATTGAGAAAACGTGATAATAAAGTTTGCTGATTTCTATCTAAATCAACAGTTAAAAGAGGTACCAATTTAATTTCACTATCTACTATTGAAAAATTGTTTTTTTTCAACAGCTCCTTTGCATGAAAATAACTATTTGAATGCAAGCTAATTTCAAAACACTCTTCATCATAATCAACATCAATTAAGTTAATATTGTCCAAAATTAATAATTCAATTAGATCATCTTTCAAATAGTTATTTTTATTAACAAAGATAATCCCTTCTTCTTGAAAATTAATCTTGACGCTATTTGGCTTGGCTAATTGTCCTTTTAGTTTAGCTAAATAACCGTTTAAACTACTGAGTAAACGGTTAGGATTATCAGTTAGTCCAAACACAATAATTCCAACACCATTTGGTCCAAAAATCTCATAACAAAACTCGCTAATTTTAGTTGTATCTTTTTCACTACCATGGATATTTCTTTTAATTGAATCCATGCTTAGACCCTTAGCTAAAGCAAGATCAACTGCAACTTTTAGATGTGGATTTGACTGGATATTAGTTCCACCTTTTTTAACAGCTGAAGCTATTCTTTTTGCTAGTTTTTGAAGTTGTTTTGCACTTGTTTGTTGTTTTTTATTAGTTTGATTAGCAATTAGATGCT encodes the following:
- a CDS encoding MPN477 family protein, which gives rise to MGRVEKFRFYRQSFDNNKIVKKALINAQKNTESWKKQLNKINQKILINYHPFSEFNKNPVKHHTEPNKLFKTLQELIVDLKNTDFKLLEEKVDRMWLNAAYNQTSSGYESWISDDKGIEKINHLSKFYEANEKQWLKKTSNLTSDLKEYNKILTVFSTESFAFKKSIDNIEPNLFNANKAIFKNLVITLISFMLFSILFFLIFLIVSFVSFV
- a CDS encoding YebC/PmpR family DNA-binding transcriptional regulator, which gives rise to MPRKHLIANQTNKKQQTSAKQLQKLAKRIASAVKKGGTNIQSNPHLKVAVDLALAKGLSMDSIKRNIHGSEKDTTKISEFCYEIFGPNGVGIIVFGLTDNPNRLLSSLNGYLAKLKGQLAKPNSVKINFQEEGIIFVNKNNYLKDDLIELLILDNINLIDVDYDEECFEISLHSNSYFHAKELLKKNNFSIVDSEIKLVPLLTVDLDRNQQTLLSRFLNACEEDDDIQFVVHNANPWEE